In Sphingomonas sp. LT1P40, the following are encoded in one genomic region:
- the radA gene encoding DNA repair protein RadA, protein MAKPQKRYVCQQCGSVSSKWAGQCADCGEWNTLVEDAGAVTTVFQAKHNLQGGGRMISMSGLDADVPLPARMATGIAELDRALGGGFVEASATLIGGDPGIGKSTLLLQAAAKMALAGMGVAYVSGEEAADQVRLRARRLGLGNAPVQLAAATSVRDILTTLGGASPPRLLVIDSIQTMHSDLIEGAPGTVSQVRASAQELIRFAKERGTAVVLVGHVTKDGSLAGPRVLEHMVDTVLAFEGERSHQYRILRAVKNRFGGTDEIGVFAMETGGLSEVGNPSSLFLTSRDESVTGTVVFPALEGTRPVLVEIQALVVRLASGATPRRAVVGWDSGRLAMTLAVLEARCGLSFSTSEVYLNIAGGYRVQDPAADLAVAAALISALSERPVAADAVVFGEIALSGEVRPVAHGALRLKEAGKLGFTRAMVPSHQAKEGTMALTGFRNLGGFVDYMLGR, encoded by the coding sequence ATGGCAAAACCCCAGAAGCGCTATGTCTGTCAGCAATGCGGATCGGTCTCGTCGAAATGGGCGGGGCAGTGCGCCGATTGCGGGGAATGGAACACGCTGGTCGAGGATGCCGGGGCAGTGACCACGGTGTTTCAGGCCAAGCATAATCTGCAAGGCGGCGGGCGGATGATTTCGATGTCCGGGCTGGACGCGGATGTGCCTCTGCCCGCGCGGATGGCGACGGGGATCGCAGAGCTGGACCGGGCGCTGGGTGGCGGGTTTGTCGAGGCGTCGGCGACGCTGATCGGCGGCGATCCGGGGATCGGCAAGTCGACCTTGCTGTTGCAGGCGGCGGCGAAGATGGCGCTGGCGGGGATGGGCGTTGCCTATGTTTCCGGCGAGGAGGCGGCGGATCAGGTGCGGTTGCGCGCGCGGCGGCTGGGGCTGGGCAATGCACCGGTTCAGCTGGCCGCGGCGACGTCGGTGCGGGACATTTTGACGACGTTGGGCGGGGCCTCGCCACCCCGGCTGCTGGTGATCGATTCGATCCAGACGATGCATTCTGACCTGATCGAGGGCGCGCCGGGGACGGTGAGCCAAGTGCGGGCGTCGGCACAGGAGCTGATTCGCTTTGCCAAGGAACGCGGGACGGCGGTGGTGCTGGTGGGGCATGTCACCAAGGACGGGAGCCTGGCCGGGCCGCGCGTGCTGGAGCATATGGTCGATACCGTGCTGGCGTTCGAGGGGGAGCGCAGCCATCAATATCGCATCCTGCGTGCGGTGAAGAACCGTTTTGGCGGGACTGACGAGATCGGCGTGTTTGCGATGGAAACGGGCGGGCTGAGCGAGGTGGGGAATCCGTCGTCGCTGTTCCTGACATCGCGCGACGAGAGCGTGACGGGGACGGTGGTGTTTCCCGCGCTGGAGGGGACGCGGCCGGTGCTGGTGGAGATTCAGGCGCTGGTGGTGCGGCTGGCCAGCGGCGCGACGCCGCGGCGCGCAGTGGTCGGCTGGGACAGCGGGCGGCTGGCGATGACGCTGGCGGTGCTGGAGGCGCGCTGTGGCCTCAGCTTCTCGACCAGCGAAGTCTATCTGAACATCGCGGGCGGCTATCGCGTGCAGGACCCGGCGGCGGATCTGGCGGTGGCGGCGGCGTTGATTTCGGCGTTGTCCGAGCGCCCGGTGGCGGCGGATGCGGTGGTGTTCGGCGAGATCGCGCTGTCGGGCGAAGTGCGCCCGGTGGCGCATGGCGCGTTGCGGCTGAAGGAAGCGGGGAAGCTGGGGTTCACACGCGCGATGGTGCCGTCGCACCAGGCGAAGGAGGGGACGATGGCGCTGACCGGGTTCCGTAATCTCGGCGGGTTCGTGGATTACATGCTGGGACGGTAG
- a CDS encoding helix-turn-helix transcriptional regulator: MRRADRLFQIIQLLRRHRKPVTADAIAEELETSKRTIYRDIATLMAQRVPIRGEAGIGYVLEGGFDLPPLMLTTDEVEAAVLGAQWVKAQGDRVLSRAADDLIAKLAATVPESLRGLVLEPVVATSPRWGEELVERIDMTQLRLWCRRGMKLDLDYGDEGGRRSQRTVWPFLIGYRDAVRVVFAWCELRADFRMFRLDRIEGAVFVEERYPDRPAALRNRWQKGLDAK, translated from the coding sequence ATGCGACGCGCCGACCGCCTGTTCCAGATCATCCAGTTGCTGCGGCGGCACCGCAAACCCGTGACTGCGGACGCGATTGCCGAGGAACTGGAGACGTCGAAGCGCACCATCTATCGCGACATCGCAACGCTGATGGCGCAGCGTGTGCCGATCCGGGGCGAGGCGGGGATCGGCTATGTGCTGGAGGGCGGATTCGATCTGCCGCCGTTGATGCTGACCACCGACGAGGTCGAGGCGGCGGTGCTGGGCGCGCAATGGGTGAAGGCGCAAGGCGACCGCGTCTTGTCACGCGCGGCGGATGACTTGATCGCCAAGCTGGCGGCGACCGTGCCCGAGAGTTTGCGCGGGCTGGTGCTGGAGCCGGTGGTGGCGACGTCGCCGCGCTGGGGCGAGGAACTGGTCGAGCGGATCGACATGACTCAGCTGCGGCTATGGTGCCGGCGCGGGATGAAGCTCGATCTGGACTATGGCGACGAGGGCGGGCGGCGGTCGCAGCGGACGGTGTGGCCGTTCCTGATCGGTTATCGCGATGCGGTGCGCGTGGTGTTCGCGTGGTGCGAGCTGCGCGCGGATTTCCGGATGTTCCGGCTTGACCGGATCGAGGGTGCGGTGTTCGTGGAGGAGCGCTATCCGGATCGGCCGGCCGCACTGCGAAATCGCTGGCAGAAGGGGCTGGATGCGAAATAA
- a CDS encoding glutathione S-transferase family protein, giving the protein MLTFYHAPQTRSGRTMWLLEETGLDYETRYVTIQHMDGRGERDAANVHPDGKVPAIVHDGALLAESYAIAIYVTDLAPQANLGAPVGSPERAAFLTWLAWAATEFESVIFARLYGGGGDPKAYDAVVRRLDAALASGTYLMGDRFTAVDIMIGSTLAWARQALPESAALDAYLARIADRPAHAAACEKDAPALADA; this is encoded by the coding sequence ATGCTCACCTTCTATCACGCCCCTCAAACCCGCTCGGGACGCACCATGTGGCTGCTCGAGGAGACCGGCCTCGATTACGAGACGCGCTATGTCACCATCCAGCATATGGACGGCCGCGGTGAGCGCGATGCTGCCAATGTCCACCCGGATGGCAAGGTGCCCGCAATTGTCCATGACGGCGCGCTGCTCGCCGAAAGCTACGCCATCGCCATCTACGTCACCGATCTCGCGCCGCAAGCGAACCTCGGTGCCCCGGTCGGCTCGCCCGAACGCGCCGCGTTCCTCACTTGGCTGGCTTGGGCCGCGACCGAGTTCGAGTCCGTCATCTTCGCCCGCCTCTATGGCGGTGGCGGCGATCCAAAGGCGTATGACGCCGTCGTCCGCCGCCTCGACGCCGCGCTCGCCAGCGGCACCTATCTGATGGGCGACCGTTTCACCGCCGTCGATATCATGATCGGCTCGACCCTTGCCTGGGCACGTCAGGCATTGCCCGAAAGCGCAGCACTCGACGCCTATCTCGCGCGCATTGCCGATCGTCCCGCGCATGCCGCCGCCTGTGAGAAGGACGCGCCAGCCCTCGCAGACGCCTGA
- a CDS encoding glutathione S-transferase N-terminal domain-containing protein has protein sequence MTDLSDFPITQRWPAQHPDRIQLYSLATPNGVKVGIMLEETGLPFEAHLIDFATDDQKTPEFLSLNPNGKIPAMIDPDGPDGRPLALFESGAILLYLAEKTGKFLNPAQRYETIAWVMWQMGGLGPMFGQLGFFHKFAGRAYEDKRPLERYVGESRRLLGVLDERLKARDWIVDDYSIADIASLGWVRNLIGFYEARELVGFDDFRNVAAWLERGLARPAVQRGLQVTAKG, from the coding sequence ATGACCGATCTGTCCGATTTTCCCATCACGCAGCGCTGGCCTGCGCAGCATCCCGATCGCATCCAGCTTTACTCACTCGCCACACCGAACGGGGTGAAGGTGGGGATCATGCTGGAGGAGACCGGACTGCCCTTTGAGGCGCATCTGATCGACTTTGCGACCGACGATCAGAAGACGCCGGAATTCCTGAGTTTGAATCCCAATGGCAAGATTCCTGCGATGATCGACCCGGACGGCCCGGATGGGCGTCCGCTGGCGTTGTTCGAGAGCGGGGCGATCCTGCTCTATCTGGCCGAGAAGACCGGCAAGTTCCTCAATCCGGCGCAGCGGTACGAGACGATCGCGTGGGTGATGTGGCAGATGGGCGGGCTGGGGCCGATGTTCGGGCAGCTGGGTTTCTTCCACAAATTCGCCGGTCGTGCGTATGAGGATAAGCGGCCGCTGGAGCGCTATGTCGGGGAATCCAGGCGGTTGCTGGGGGTTCTCGATGAGCGACTGAAGGCGCGCGACTGGATCGTGGACGATTATTCGATCGCCGACATCGCTTCGCTTGGCTGGGTACGCAATCTGATAGGCTTTTACGAGGCCCGCGAATTGGTCGGGTTCGACGATTTCCGCAATGTCGCGGCGTGGCTTGAGCGCGGTCTGGCGCGGCCGGCGGTGCAGCGCGGGTTGCAGGTGACGGCGAAGGGCTGA
- a CDS encoding glycosyltransferase family 4 protein, whose product MNPTDLRVALFSGNYNYVRDGANQALNKLVRHLLDAGVQVRVYSPTVEKPAFAPTGDLVSVPAFAMPGGRGEYKVAFGLPKAPREDLEAFKPNLVHVSAPEFLGHAAAAWAKKNGVPTVASLHTRFETYPRYYHIGFVEPWMVRGLTRFYNKFDRVMVPGNSIADLIRGWGVTSPIGIWSRGVDHARFNPGRRDNEWRRGLGIADDVPAIGFLGRLVLEKGLDIFAEVARELTRREVPHRIIVIGEGPARDWFAEQVPDAIFTGFQTGDDLARAVAGMDVFFNPSITETFGNVTAEAMACAVPVVAARATGALDLVDEGVTGFLVPPRDVNAYADAIERLARDAAMRRSFGEAGHAKMQRYVWENINQKVLDAYLEVMETR is encoded by the coding sequence ATGAATCCGACCGACCTCCGCGTCGCCCTGTTCAGCGGCAACTATAACTACGTGCGCGACGGAGCGAACCAGGCGCTGAACAAGCTTGTGCGACATTTGCTCGACGCCGGGGTGCAAGTCCGCGTCTATTCGCCCACGGTCGAAAAACCCGCCTTCGCGCCAACCGGCGATCTGGTCAGCGTCCCTGCCTTTGCCATGCCCGGCGGGCGCGGGGAGTATAAGGTCGCGTTCGGCTTGCCCAAGGCGCCGCGCGAGGATCTCGAGGCGTTCAAGCCCAACCTCGTCCATGTCTCCGCGCCCGAATTTCTCGGCCACGCCGCCGCCGCCTGGGCAAAAAAGAACGGCGTGCCGACGGTCGCCTCGCTGCACACGCGGTTCGAGACGTATCCGCGCTATTACCATATCGGCTTTGTCGAGCCATGGATGGTGCGCGGCCTGACCCGCTTCTACAACAAGTTCGACCGCGTCATGGTCCCCGGCAACTCGATCGCCGATCTGATTCGCGGCTGGGGCGTCACATCGCCGATCGGCATCTGGTCACGCGGCGTCGATCACGCGCGCTTCAATCCCGGCCGCCGCGACAATGAATGGCGCCGTGGCCTCGGCATCGCCGACGATGTGCCCGCAATCGGGTTTCTCGGCCGCCTCGTTCTGGAAAAAGGACTCGACATCTTCGCCGAAGTCGCACGCGAGCTTACGCGACGCGAAGTCCCCCACCGGATCATCGTGATCGGCGAAGGCCCCGCGCGCGACTGGTTCGCCGAACAGGTGCCCGACGCCATCTTCACAGGGTTCCAGACCGGCGACGATCTCGCGCGAGCCGTCGCGGGAATGGACGTGTTCTTCAACCCGTCGATCACCGAAACCTTCGGCAACGTGACCGCCGAAGCGATGGCGTGCGCCGTCCCGGTCGTTGCCGCGCGAGCAACCGGCGCGCTCGACCTGGTCGACGAAGGAGTCACCGGATTTCTCGTGCCGCCGCGCGACGTCAACGCCTATGCCGACGCCATCGAACGCCTCGCGCGCGACGCAGCGATGCGGCGCAGCTTCGGCGAAGCGGGCCACGCCAAGATGCAGCGCTATGTGTGGGAGAACATCAACCAGAAGGTGCTGGATGCGTATCTTGAGGTGATGGAAACCCGCTAA
- a CDS encoding DUF2218 domain-containing protein: MAVSANGTAATSSASKYLQQLCKHWSHNLKVEFTAEHGTVVFPKDARGADWPGDAVVTFDALPVALAIRIDASVSGQLDGLKGAVERHVDRFAFREGALVYVWV, encoded by the coding sequence ATGGCGGTATCGGCAAATGGGACGGCGGCAACATCGTCCGCGAGCAAATACCTTCAGCAATTGTGCAAGCACTGGTCGCACAATCTGAAGGTCGAGTTCACCGCCGAGCATGGCACGGTGGTGTTCCCGAAAGATGCGCGCGGGGCGGACTGGCCGGGCGATGCGGTGGTGACGTTCGACGCGCTTCCCGTTGCGCTGGCGATCCGGATCGACGCGAGCGTGTCCGGCCAGCTGGACGGACTGAAGGGAGCGGTCGAGCGGCATGTCGACCGGTTTGCGTTTCGAGAGGGTGCGCTGGTTTACGTTTGGGTGTGA
- a CDS encoding PadR family transcriptional regulator: MFRGNHHHRGFGAHFGPHGKRQWGPFTVEWDVRGEGRGGGGRGGRRRMFGGDELRLVLLKLIEESPRHGYDLIREIETRTGGAYAPSPGVVYPTITMLADMGLIAEQASDDAKKVFAITTAGQAHLTEREEEVEALMERLTAIGTMRSRGDGSPVRRAMGNLRTVLQHRLGDGEVSQETLHAVADFIDEAARKVERL, encoded by the coding sequence ATGTTTCGAGGAAATCATCATCATCGCGGGTTCGGCGCGCATTTCGGCCCGCATGGAAAGCGCCAATGGGGACCGTTTACGGTCGAATGGGATGTGCGTGGCGAGGGACGCGGCGGCGGTGGCCGGGGCGGACGGCGGCGCATGTTCGGCGGGGACGAGTTGCGGCTGGTGCTGCTGAAGCTGATCGAGGAATCGCCGCGCCATGGCTATGACCTGATCCGCGAGATCGAGACCCGCACTGGCGGTGCCTATGCGCCCAGCCCGGGCGTGGTTTACCCCACGATCACGATGCTGGCCGATATGGGCCTGATCGCCGAGCAGGCGAGCGACGACGCCAAAAAGGTGTTTGCGATCACGACTGCGGGGCAGGCGCATTTGACCGAGCGCGAGGAAGAGGTCGAGGCGCTGATGGAGCGGCTCACCGCGATCGGCACGATGCGGTCGCGCGGCGACGGTAGCCCGGTGCGGCGTGCGATGGGCAATCTGCGTACTGTGCTCCAGCACCGGCTGGGCGACGGCGAAGTGTCGCAAGAGACGCTGCACGCGGTGGCCGACTTCATCGACGAGGCGGCGCGCAAGGTGGAACGGCTGTGA
- a CDS encoding replication-associated recombination protein A gives MPDLFGGLESATSPHEAPTDGPLADRLRPAHLADVVGQDHLTGPEGAIGRMVAAGKLSSIILWGPPGTGKTTIARLLADAVGLRFVAISAVFSGVADLKKVFAESREHAKVGKKTLLFVDEIHRFNRSQQDGFLPFVEDGTVTLVGATTENPSFELNAALLSRAQVLILRRLDHPALTLLLDRAEAVEDRPLPLTAEARDALVASADGDGRFLLNQAETLFAVTFPEPLDPAALGDFLQRRVAVYDKDREGHYNLISALHKSIRGSDPQAALYYLARMLTAGEEPLYVLRRLVRAAVEDIGLADPNALVQCLAAKDTYEFLGSPEGELAIAQACLYLATAPKSNAAYAAQKAAWRTAKETGSLMPPQNILNAPTKLMKDIGYGKGYSYDHDAEGGFSGDNYWPDELPPQTFYTPTDRGTEKRIAERMAWWDERRRAKDDAS, from the coding sequence ATGCCCGACCTGTTCGGCGGCCTCGAATCCGCAACCTCGCCTCACGAAGCGCCCACCGACGGCCCCCTCGCCGATCGCCTCCGCCCCGCGCATCTCGCGGACGTCGTCGGACAAGATCATCTGACCGGCCCCGAAGGCGCAATCGGCCGCATGGTCGCGGCGGGGAAGCTCAGCTCGATCATCCTCTGGGGTCCGCCCGGCACCGGCAAAACCACCATCGCCCGTCTGCTCGCCGACGCCGTCGGCCTGCGCTTCGTCGCGATTAGCGCGGTCTTCTCCGGCGTCGCCGATCTCAAGAAAGTCTTCGCCGAATCCCGCGAACACGCCAAAGTCGGCAAAAAAACCCTGCTCTTCGTGGACGAAATCCACCGCTTCAACCGCTCGCAACAGGACGGCTTCCTGCCGTTCGTCGAGGACGGCACTGTCACCCTCGTCGGCGCAACCACCGAAAACCCGTCATTCGAACTGAACGCCGCGCTGCTATCCCGCGCGCAAGTCCTCATTCTGCGCCGCCTCGACCACCCGGCACTCACCCTCCTCCTCGACCGCGCCGAAGCCGTCGAGGATCGCCCGCTCCCCCTCACCGCCGAAGCCCGCGATGCCCTTGTCGCCAGCGCCGATGGCGATGGTCGTTTCCTGCTCAATCAGGCCGAAACCCTTTTTGCCGTCACCTTCCCCGAGCCACTCGACCCGGCCGCCCTAGGCGACTTTCTCCAGCGCCGAGTCGCGGTGTATGACAAGGACCGCGAGGGGCATTACAACCTCATCTCCGCGCTCCATAAATCGATCCGCGGCAGCGACCCGCAGGCTGCACTCTACTACCTCGCCCGAATGCTGACGGCGGGTGAGGAACCGCTCTACGTCCTGCGCCGCCTCGTCCGCGCCGCTGTTGAGGATATCGGCCTCGCCGACCCCAACGCTCTGGTCCAGTGCCTTGCCGCCAAGGACACCTATGAATTTCTCGGCAGTCCCGAGGGCGAACTCGCCATCGCGCAAGCCTGTCTCTACCTCGCCACCGCGCCCAAATCGAACGCCGCCTATGCCGCGCAAAAGGCCGCGTGGCGCACCGCAAAGGAAACCGGCTCGTTGATGCCGCCCCAGAACATCCTCAACGCCCCGACCAAGCTGATGAAGGACATCGGCTACGGCAAGGGTTACAGCTACGACCATGATGCCGAGGGCGGTTTCAGCGGCGACAATTACTGGCCCGACGAACTCCCGCCGCAGACCTTCTACACCCCCACCGACCGCGGCACCGAAAAGCGTATCGCCGAACGCATGGCGTGGTGGGACGAACGGCGGCGGGCGAAGGACGATGCAAGCTAA
- a CDS encoding PA2169 family four-helix-bundle protein, whose protein sequence is MTDTSHDIRALNGLIATTIDSIDGYTDAAKDSDNQRLVQMFTARASERRGVATSLQAEVSRLGGNPEDDGTILAGAHRAFLDLKAAVTGKDDKAIVNEVERGEDHIKAKFEDALEDNDLSAQTKSAIGAAWGSVKAGHDEMRDLKHSMER, encoded by the coding sequence ATGACCGACACCAGCCACGACATCCGCGCCCTGAACGGCCTGATCGCCACCACGATCGACAGCATCGATGGCTATACCGACGCCGCCAAGGACAGCGACAATCAGCGCCTCGTCCAGATGTTTACCGCCCGCGCAAGCGAGCGTCGCGGCGTCGCCACCTCTTTGCAGGCGGAAGTCTCGCGGCTTGGCGGCAACCCGGAGGATGACGGCACGATCCTCGCCGGTGCGCATCGCGCCTTTCTCGACCTGAAGGCCGCCGTCACCGGCAAGGACGACAAGGCGATCGTCAACGAAGTCGAGCGCGGCGAAGATCACATTAAAGCCAAGTTCGAGGATGCGCTGGAGGACAACGACCTCTCCGCGCAAACCAAATCGGCGATTGGCGCGGCCTGGGGCTCGGTCAAGGCCGGCCATGACGAGATGCGCGACCTTAAACACTCGATGGAGCGTTAA
- a CDS encoding DUF1206 domain-containing protein, whose product MPAAKTFELLTRAGFAARGIMYILIGYLALRLGRTEDGAGALEWMNSGGGQFVLIAMAIGFLAYALWRLSEAAIDSEGHGSDAKGIAVRVGGAVSGAIHLSLAWLALKLGTGGHGDDGDAAEQGASTVLALPGGELALVVGAAILLATGAYQIVKAIKLGFLKHIDPAVSGKSWITWLGRAGYLARGAVFVVMALFLWRASRQSSADAAGGMGQAMDVMPASAQIVVAAGLLMFGVFSLVEARYRRINDPDVVKRLKRFAA is encoded by the coding sequence ATGCCAGCGGCCAAGACCTTTGAACTGCTCACCCGCGCCGGTTTTGCTGCACGCGGCATCATGTACATTCTGATCGGCTATCTCGCGCTGCGGCTTGGTCGCACGGAGGATGGCGCGGGTGCGCTGGAGTGGATGAACAGTGGCGGCGGGCAGTTTGTGCTGATTGCAATGGCGATCGGTTTTCTCGCCTACGCGCTTTGGCGGCTTTCCGAGGCCGCGATTGACAGTGAGGGACATGGCAGCGACGCCAAGGGCATCGCCGTTCGGGTCGGCGGCGCGGTCTCCGGCGCGATCCACCTCAGTCTTGCCTGGCTCGCACTGAAGCTTGGCACGGGCGGGCATGGCGACGATGGCGACGCCGCCGAACAGGGCGCATCGACGGTCCTCGCGCTGCCGGGTGGCGAGCTGGCACTCGTGGTCGGCGCAGCAATCCTGCTGGCGACCGGCGCATATCAGATCGTCAAGGCAATCAAGCTGGGCTTTCTCAAACATATCGATCCTGCGGTCTCCGGCAAGTCCTGGATCACCTGGCTCGGTCGCGCCGGTTACCTCGCGCGCGGCGCTGTGTTCGTCGTGATGGCGCTTTTCCTGTGGCGCGCCAGCCGCCAGTCCAGCGCCGACGCGGCCGGCGGTATGGGTCAGGCGATGGACGTCATGCCAGCCAGCGCACAGATCGTCGTCGCAGCCGGGTTGCTGATGTTCGGCGTCTTCAGCCTCGTCGAGGCACGTTACCGCCGCATCAACGATCCCGATGTGGTCAAGCGGCTGAAGCGGTTTGCCGCGTAA
- a CDS encoding DUF2147 domain-containing protein, protein MLSLSMMAPAIALALVAPQGGASAVGVWKAPTNEAVIEIKRCGASLCGRVVTSAQLRRNPDLKDARNANAALRGRPIKGLLMMSGFMADGAVWSGGTIYNAEDGKTYQARLTPVGPDVLKVRGCVFVPLCKTQIWRRVR, encoded by the coding sequence ATGCTTTCACTATCGATGATGGCCCCGGCGATCGCGCTCGCGCTGGTCGCACCGCAGGGTGGCGCATCGGCGGTCGGGGTGTGGAAGGCCCCGACCAATGAAGCGGTGATCGAGATCAAGCGCTGCGGCGCGTCACTGTGCGGGCGTGTCGTCACATCGGCGCAGTTGCGGCGTAATCCGGACCTGAAAGATGCGAGAAACGCCAATGCGGCGTTGCGGGGGCGCCCGATCAAGGGCCTGCTGATGATGTCCGGGTTCATGGCGGACGGCGCGGTCTGGTCGGGCGGCACGATCTATAATGCCGAGGACGGCAAGACCTATCAGGCGCGGCTGACGCCGGTCGGGCCCGATGTGCTGAAGGTGCGCGGATGCGTGTTCGTGCCGTTGTGCAAGACTCAGATTTGGCGGCGGGTGCGATAG
- a CDS encoding serine hydrolase domain-containing protein gives MAFRPQNSDDPGGARDPGSPARPHTWWRDLCDFPIFGTHFAALRQPFRKVDSPAKTASNRQVCQALAALTLLAALPALAQQPKPPSTHDRSIAAGYKALTLCSGIFNGARTQAQVEALDLTGIYPEYDAIVPTLKAEVDRDFGAVSVAYDDKMPPRRAEWGLHRGCTILPPGAIDWPRSGDVRPLGYRPATDFQKPDPRLWPLGDATPRIAPDPRLTQLTTAAFTPQYGAKARTVSVLIMQDGKLLAERYGNGFGPFTANRTWSVAKSIAGTLTGIAVKQGLADPAAPANIPEWGPWPRGDRRRTITLDNLLRMGSGLHSATAGNRTDAVYFGGTRVTEETTGWPLETLPGTRFRYANNDILLATRSLRASLGEDRYRWFPLEALFRLLGMRHTVAEQDVGGNYILSSQVWSTARDLARLGQFWLQDGVWNGQRLLPEGWMKTMTTPSGPQPPGDAGYGATLWLHGPKTGLPEGSYAAQGNRGQYIVVIPSAKLVIVRRGEDPAGGGGFEFTKFAADVVKALQ, from the coding sequence ATGGCATTCCGACCCCAGAATTCAGATGATCCAGGCGGCGCGCGCGACCCCGGATCGCCCGCACGCCCGCACACCTGGTGGCGTGACCTTTGTGACTTTCCGATTTTTGGAACGCATTTCGCGGCGCTTCGACAACCATTTCGCAAAGTTGACAGTCCGGCCAAAACCGCTTCAAATCGTCAAGTCTGTCAAGCGCTCGCCGCCCTGACGCTGCTCGCGGCCCTTCCCGCCCTCGCCCAACAGCCAAAGCCGCCATCCACTCACGACCGTTCCATTGCCGCCGGCTACAAGGCGCTGACCCTGTGCAGCGGCATCTTCAACGGCGCGCGCACACAGGCTCAGGTCGAGGCGCTCGATCTCACCGGCATTTATCCCGAATATGACGCGATCGTGCCCACGCTGAAGGCTGAAGTCGATCGTGATTTTGGTGCCGTCAGCGTCGCTTACGACGACAAGATGCCACCGCGCCGCGCCGAATGGGGGCTTCACCGGGGCTGCACGATCCTGCCGCCCGGCGCGATCGACTGGCCGCGCTCCGGGGATGTCCGTCCACTCGGCTATCGTCCCGCGACGGACTTCCAAAAGCCCGATCCGCGCCTCTGGCCGCTTGGTGACGCCACACCACGCATCGCACCGGACCCGCGCCTGACGCAACTCACCACTGCCGCCTTCACCCCGCAATATGGCGCAAAGGCCCGCACCGTCAGTGTCCTCATCATGCAGGACGGCAAGCTGCTGGCCGAGCGTTACGGCAACGGCTTCGGCCCGTTTACCGCCAACCGCACATGGTCGGTCGCAAAGAGCATCGCCGGGACGCTCACCGGCATCGCCGTGAAACAGGGGCTGGCCGACCCCGCCGCTCCCGCCAACATCCCCGAATGGGGACCATGGCCACGCGGCGACCGCCGCCGCACGATCACGCTCGACAATCTCCTGCGAATGGGCAGTGGATTGCACAGCGCCACGGCGGGCAACCGCACCGACGCGGTCTATTTCGGCGGCACTCGCGTCACCGAGGAAACGACCGGCTGGCCACTCGAAACGCTGCCCGGCACCCGCTTCCGCTACGCCAACAACGATATCCTGCTCGCCACCCGTTCGCTGCGCGCCTCGCTCGGCGAAGACCGCTACCGCTGGTTTCCGCTGGAGGCGCTGTTCCGCCTGCTCGGCATGCGCCACACGGTCGCCGAGCAGGATGTCGGCGGCAACTATATCCTCTCGTCGCAAGTCTGGTCCACCGCCCGCGACCTCGCCCGGCTTGGCCAGTTCTGGCTGCAGGACGGCGTGTGGAATGGCCAGCGCCTCCTGCCCGAAGGATGGATGAAGACCATGACCACGCCCAGCGGTCCGCAGCCCCCCGGCGACGCCGGCTATGGCGCGACACTCTGGCTGCACGGACCGAAAACCGGCCTGCCCGAGGGCAGCTACGCCGCGCAGGGCAATCGTGGCCAATATATCGTCGTCATCCCCTCGGCGAAGCTGGTCATCGTCCGGCGCGGCGAAGACCCGGCTGGCGGCGGCGGGTTCGAGTTCACGAAGTTCGCGGCGGACGTGGTGAAGGCGCTGCAATGA